The sequence TGGATTCTGCATTGATGGATTGACCCTGTGTCAACGTTTTCAACTGTTCGTAAGCATCTTGTTTTCCCGTTTTCCGCAGGATAGTTTGGACCGCTTCTCCCAGAACTTCCCAGTGATTGTTAAGTTCATTTACCATTTGAGTTTTATTAATTGTAATGCGATTCAAACCTTTAATAATATTTTGTATTGCCAAATAAGAATGGCCCAACGCCACACCTTGATTCCGCAAAGTGGTGGAATCGGTAAGATCTCGCTGCATTCGTGAGACGGGAAGTTTGGTGGCTAAATGATTGAGCAGCGCATTGGCGATGCCCATATTACCTTCTGCATTTTCAAATTGAATCGGATTAATTTTATGGGGCATGGTAGATGAGCCCACTTCTCCGGCTACTTTCTTTTGTCCCAAAATTCCACGACTAATATAAGACCACATGTCCCGACATAAGTCGGTCAAAATAGAATTGACTCGAACCATTTGATGAAAACTTTCCGCCAAAGAATCGTGGGGTTCAATTTGAGTAGTTATTAAGTTGGGGTCGAGCCCAAGTGATTTGATAAATTTTGATGCAAACCGTATCCAATTTACTTTTGGATAAGTAGCCATATGCGCAGACCATGTTCCGGTGGCGCCACCAAATTTTCCCAATAATGTGTGGGATTTAATTTGTGAAATTTGTCTATCCAATCGAGCGCAGAAAACAGCCAATTCTTTTCCGAATGTGGTGGGCGTTGCGGCTTGGCCATGAGTCAGCGCCAACATAGATGAACCTTTATACTTCCGTGCCAGTTTCTTTAATTCTTTATTCACCGATTGTAGAGTTGGTAAGTAAATCTGTTTCAATCCATCTTGCCACATGAGCGAATAAGACAAATTATTTACATCTTCCGATGTGAGTGCAAAATGAATCCAGGGGTGAAGCGACTTTTTCACTTTTCCTTGAATATAATATTCAATGGCTTTTACATCGTGATTCGTGGTGGTTTCGAATTCCTTAATTTTTTCAGCGTCAGTCGAATTGAAATTTTGATAAATTTTTCGTAAACGGGATTGTTCAGTTTTGGAAAATGGTGGAAGTTCTTTTATTCTTTTTTTATTTCCCAAAGCAATAAGATATTCAATCTCAATTTTCAGGCGATAGCCCATGAGTGCCGATTCTGAAAAA is a genomic window of Candidatus Neomarinimicrobiota bacterium containing:
- the purB gene encoding adenylosuccinate lyase, with the protein product MNTLNNISPLDGRYTNSIKDLSAYFSESALMGYRLKIEIEYLIALGNKKRIKELPPFSKTEQSRLRKIYQNFNSTDAEKIKEFETTTNHDVKAIEYYIQGKVKKSLHPWIHFALTSEDVNNLSYSLMWQDGLKQIYLPTLQSVNKELKKLARKYKGSSMLALTHGQAATPTTFGKELAVFCARLDRQISQIKSHTLLGKFGGATGTWSAHMATYPKVNWIRFASKFIKSLGLDPNLITTQIEPHDSLAESFHQMVRVNSILTDLCRDMWSYISRGILGQKKVAGEVGSSTMPHKINPIQFENAEGNMGIANALLNHLATKLPVSRMQRDLTDSTTLRNQGVALGHSYLAIQNIIKGLNRITINKTQMVNELNNHWEVLGEAVQTILRKTGKQDAYEQLKTLTQGQSINAESMVEFVAGLKISDDDKRTIINMTPENYIGLASKLVDLL